The following DNA comes from Cedecea neteri.
GACGCCACTGTTTAACCTGCTCGTCACCGTATTTTTCAGCGGTTTCAGCTTTGTTCAGACCCTGCAGGGCGCCGTAGTGACGCTCGTTCAGTTTCCAGGATTTCTCAACCGGCAGCCAGGCCTGGTCCAGTTCATCGAGGATATTCCACAGGGTGTGGATGGCACGTTTCAGCACAGAGGTGTAAGCGAAGTCGAAAGTGAAGCCTTCGTCCTTCAGAAGCTTACCGGCAGCTTTAGCTTCGGTACGACCTTTATCAGACAGATCAACATCATACCAACCAGTGAAGCGGTTTTCGTTGTTCCACTGGCTTTCGCCGTGACGAACCAGTACCAGCTTAGTAACAGCCATGATTTACTCCTTAATGAGCCTGGGATTAATGATAACAATTATCATTATATTGCCGTGCCATAAGTCACGGCAATGATAAACGTTTAACATAGCGAAAAAGCGCGTGGAGTGTAAGGTGGTTGTAAAAGGTTGTTATATTTTTGGCTCGATCTGGCGGGAAAGTCAGCGATTTGGTGAGAAATTGCCCTTATTGAAAAGGGCAATAGGGATCAATGAGGCAGAAACTGGTATTCCGTGATGCTGAGATAGGTCTCATCCGGTTTTAACCAGCAGTCCGGCTGCGGCCATTCCGGGTGATTTGGACTGTCCGGCAGGAAACCGCTCTCCAGCGCCAGACCGTTCCAGTCGCTGTAATTTGCGCTATCTCGCGCAGGCGTACCCGCCAGATAGTTCCCGCTGTAGAACTGTAGCGCCGGTGCCGTTGTGAACACCTTCATTTCCAGCGCACCGTCTGCAGACCAGACTCGTGCAACCGGCTGACTAAGATCGCCTTTAGCCTGCAGCAAGAAAGCGTGATCGTAACCTTTGGTGAGGCGCTGATCGTTGTCGGCCATAAAATCTTGCACAAGCGTTTTAGGCTCACGGAAATCAAAGCTGGTGCCAGCCACTTCTTTAAGGTCGCCCGAAGGCAGGCCGCTGGCGTCGACCGGCAAATAGCTGTCGGCCAGCAATTGGAGCTTATGCTGCCGCACATCGCCTTGGGTGCTGTCGAGATTGAAGTAGGCGTGGTTGGTGAGATTGACCGGGCAAGGCTTATCTACGACGGCACGAAGCTCGATGCTGATGCGGTTATCTTCCGTTAAAGCATAGCGCGCCGTGGCGTGTAATTTACCGGGGAACCCCTGATCGCCGTCGCAGGAATCCAGCTCGTAGGTCACTGCTTGCTCATTTTGCACGGCAATGCGCCAGCGGCGTTTATCGAAACCTTCCGGCCCGCCGTGAAGCTGGTTTTCGCCCTGATTAATTTCAAGCTGGAGCATTTCACCGCCAACGGTAAGCTTCCCTCCGGCAATACGGTTAGCGTAGCGCCCGACGGTCGCACCCATAAAGGCACTTTGCTGCAAATAATGCTCAGGCGAAGCGCAGCCCAGCAACGTCTCCCGCACGCCGCCGCCTTTTAGCGGTACCCGACAGGAAAGCAAGGTCGCGCCCCAGTCCATCAGCGTGACGACAATCCCCGCGCTGTTGCGCAGGGTGGTAAGGCGAAACGGCTGGCCGTCCGGCGCCAGCTGCGGCGTCTCTTTTAGCATTGGCCCGCTCCTTCGGAGGCTTTGCAAACGTAGAAGGTTTCTTTA
Coding sequences within:
- the galM gene encoding galactose-1-epimerase; this encodes MLKETPQLAPDGQPFRLTTLRNSAGIVVTLMDWGATLLSCRVPLKGGGVRETLLGCASPEHYLQQSAFMGATVGRYANRIAGGKLTVGGEMLQLEINQGENQLHGGPEGFDKRRWRIAVQNEQAVTYELDSCDGDQGFPGKLHATARYALTEDNRISIELRAVVDKPCPVNLTNHAYFNLDSTQGDVRQHKLQLLADSYLPVDASGLPSGDLKEVAGTSFDFREPKTLVQDFMADNDQRLTKGYDHAFLLQAKGDLSQPVARVWSADGALEMKVFTTAPALQFYSGNYLAGTPARDSANYSDWNGLALESGFLPDSPNHPEWPQPDCWLKPDETYLSITEYQFLPH